A DNA window from Mytilus edulis chromosome 14, xbMytEdul2.2, whole genome shotgun sequence contains the following coding sequences:
- the LOC139504068 gene encoding chitin synthase chs-2-like, protein MAEKPEGSKTFSRIANPQVIEQYQTENVEIKENEDNEENGEHPKDYDSKLKRNPEKILKIAFAIFLFIIAFGSGFIGRITLHILIWHINPPMETPISVINTLGGLLGPNCSICMNETSCTSKRNSTAVDESWIWALFLVIIAPYCFTFMSTFFKICFKSNKKLNWKVLVAVIIIETLHSVGLSILGFLVLPAFDPASASVVYLATGVFPPLLDLCDKIFKAIGKKVPNRLNNQQDTNVKTPEQENNGTTQDSSSENIIRSPVKSSFCNETSKLSFLLPFGGFTMQIAGIILIAIYINIGSTMVLFVLSVILVSIKYWENFISMGENDSIFFSKLKRELHIGRTKTSCIVSFWKILITFLAVITIFTSRGTDSMLAFRALFNKGIASTNIFFGEQHIGFNPICQANAPFLAALICIICEYLCYKTSKTVCVINCQRFGFSLPMTTIPPIVTIVIVGLMHHPDILKLDSCDLLFSDWCIKDISRLADNCLKLIIAFVLLYISFLVITRHIWKSNGRKNGETARILISPFYCGLLTDLSLILNRRRDDDEYDIVHREKKHEELMKHKTLYACCATMWHENAIEMKQLVTSLLRLDQRQAKHKFLKEKFVLNIETFDLEAHVFFDDAFLPTKDKDDKKKIMNTYVQTFIQELNDATREFYDKQIELPEGGMLRTPYGSRIEWKLPGENKLFLHLKDNTKIRNKKRWSQVMYMLFILKWKIQRKFKGKGLEKKEKKKAIQEAAENTFLLALDGDVDFQPEAVLSLMRRMEKNDKVGAACGRIHPIGNGPMVWYQQFEYAISHWLQKATEHVIGCVLCSPGCFSLFRGSAILQHEVLETYTSVAQEARQCLQYDQGEDRWLCTLLLQKGWKIEYCAESDSYTFAPESFYEFYNQRRRWTPSTMANILEIIQDWRSVTKNNENISFLYIMYQVFLFVSTVLTPGTIFMIILGALIVGFDSIPPWLALILNLIPVVAFILMCLYTSTERQLKMAAILSCIYVIVMAIVMIGVVRDAIVEGLCSTTTIFIMFVAGVFVISAILHPKEVFCLLPGILYFLAIPSMSMLMFLYSIGNLHVTSWGTRDTSTKKESEIKSKTDKINDKQANDYLCSIGKFVCCAMSTSKDHTTDKRSNKDQDHKVEANNAKSKINDERQEKIDVEDDENQDKDMTRFTVDESVPNISKKETKFWEENIERFSTLVHITANTDLRNTEDEYSAEILKKIVADAVERNRDQSEDGTDTDINRSVFKAKGKRYENFKDLMMRNQPKLRSMIKGSLYLKNLSMQKKVTDKWLSVLNKKSKPEPKLINVVKKVKNSKIGPAPTNDSQPSSSNTDSNV, encoded by the exons ATGGCAGAAAAACCGGAAGGAAGTAAAACGTTTTCACGAATAGCCAACCCCCAGGTTATAGAACAGTATCAAACGGA gaatGTTGAAATCAAAGAAAATGAAGATAATGAAGAAAACGGAGAACATCCGAAAGATTATGATAGCAAATTGAAACGAAATCcggaaaagattttaaaaattgcCTTTGCAATATTCCTTTTCATAATTGCTTTTGGAAGTGGATTTATTGGTCGAATAACATTGCATATCCTTATATGGCACATCAATCCACCGATGGAAACTCCAATCTCAGTAATAAATACTCTCGGAGGGCTTCTCGGGCCAAACTGTTCCATATGCATGAACGAAACATCGTGCACGAGTAAAAGGAATTCTACTGCAGTTGACGAATCATGGATATGGGCACTGTTTTTAGTTATAATTGCGCCATATTGCTTCACTTTTAtgtcaacattttttaaaatctgcTTTAAATCCAATAAAAAATTAAACTGGAAAGTTCTTGTTGCA GTGATTATAATTGAAACCCTCCATTCAGTTGGACTCTCTATATTGGGATTTCTTGTGCTACCCGCATTTGATCCAGCTTCTGCGTCAGTCGTTTATTTAGCAACTGGCGTTTTCCCGCCTTTACTTGACCTTTGTGATAAGATTTTCAAGGCGATTGGTAAGAAAGTCCCTAACAGATTGAATAATCAACAGGATACCAATGTTAAAACACCAGAGCAAGAAAACAATGGAACTACACAAGACAGCAGTTCAGAAAATATCATAAGATCGCCTGTTAAAAGTTCATTCTGTAATGAGACATCAAAACTATCATTCTTATTGCCATTCGGTGGATTTACAATGCAGATTGCCGGAATTATTTTAATAGCAATTTACATTAACATTGGATCAACCATGGTTTTATTTGTGCTGTCCGTCATTTTAGTCTCCATTAAGTACTGGGAAAACTTCATTTCGATGGGGGAAAATGACTCGATCTTTTTCAGCAAATTGAAACGAGAACTACATATAGGAAGAACTAAAACATCGTGTATAGTCAGTTTCTGGAAAATCCTTAtaacttttctagcagttataACGATTTTTACTAGTCGAGGTACTGACTCAATGTTGGCTTTTAGAGCATTATTCAATAAAGGAATAGCATCGACAAATATCTTCTTTGGAGAGCAACACATAGGATTCAATCCAATTTGTCAAGCGAATGCGCCATTTTTAGCGGCACTTATTTGTATTATATGCGAATACCTCTGTTACAAGACATCAAAAACCGTGTGCGTAATTAACTGTCAACGATTCGGCTTTAGTTTGCCAATGACTACCATACCACCTATCGTCACTATTGTTATAGTAGGCTTGATGCATCATCCTGATATTTTAAAATTAGATTCATGTGATCTACTCTTCTCAGACTGGTGTATCAAGGACATTAGTCGTTTAGCTGACAACTGCTTAAAATTAATTATAGCATTCGTTTTGCTCTACATTTCATTTTTGGTCATAACAAGACATATTTGGAAATCAAATGGACGAAAAAATGGCGAAACGGCAAG GATATTGATTTCACCCTTCTACTGTGGACTCTTAACTGATTTATCCTTGATATTAAATCGCAGAAGGGATGACGATGAATATGACATTGTTCACCGTGAAAAG AAACATGAAGAACTTATGAAACACAAAACCCTTTACGCCTGCTGTGCTACAATGTGGCATGAAAATGCAATTGAAATGAAGCAGTTAGTGACATCATTATtaag ATTGGACCAGCGACAGGCTAAACACAAGTTTTTAAAGGaaaagtttgtcttgaacatcGAGACATTCGACTTAGAAG CCCATGTATTTTTTGATGATGCATTCCTACCAACGAAAGACAAAGACGACAAAAAGAAAATTATGAACACATATGTACAAACCTTCATACAGGAATTAAACGATGCTACTAG GGAATTTTATGACAAACAAATTGAATTACCAGAAGGCGGTATGCTAAGAACTCCTTATGGTTCCAGAATTGAATGGAAACTTCCCGgagaaaataaattgtttttacatttgaaaGACAATACCAAAATTCGAAACAAGAAGCGCTGGAGTCAG GTGATGTATATGCTGTtcattttaaaatggaaaattcAACGAAAATTCAAAGGAAAAGGATTagagaaaaaggaaaaaaagaaagcAATACAGGAGGCCGCTGAAAATACATTCTTGCTGGCACTTGATGGAGATGTCGACTTCCAACCAGAGGCTGTACTAAGTTTAATGAGACGAATGGAAAAAAACGATAAAGTAGGGGCAGCATGTGGTCGAATTCATCCAATTGGAAATG GTCCTATGGTTTGGTATCAACAGTTTGAATATGCTATAAGTCATTGGTTACAGAAAGCAACAGAACACGTAATTGGATGTGTATTATGTAGTCCTGGGTGTTTCAGTTTGTTTCGTGGATCTGCAATATTACAACACGAAGTCCTTGAGACATATACCTCAGTTGCACAAGAGGCAAGACAGTGCTTGCAATATGATCAAG GCGAAGATCGGTGGCTATGCACTTTGCTTCTTCAAAAAGGATGGAAAATTGAATATTGTGCAGAATCAGATTCATATACATTTGCTCCAGAATCTTTTTATGAGTTCTACAACCAACGTAGACGATGGACTCCCTCAACTATGGCTAacattttggaaataattcaagattGGAGAAGTGTTACCAAAAACAACGAAAACATATCCTTCCTGTACATTATGTATCAGGTGTTTTTGTTTGTGTCAACCGTTCTTACTCCTGGAACAATATTTATGATAATATTAGGTGCTCTAATTGTCGGATTTGATAGCATTCCGCCATGGTTGGCACTGATTTTGAACCTTATTCCAGTGGTAGCGTTTATATTAATGTGTTTGTATACCTCAACTGAACGGCAG TTGAAAATGGCAGCAATTTTATCCTGCATTTACGTTATTGTAATGGCCATTGTTATGATCGGAGTTGTGCGAGACGCCATAGTTGAGGGGTTATGCTCAACGACCActatttttataatgtttgtgGCTGGAGTTTTCGTAATTTCTGCGATTCTTCATCCTAAG GAAGTCTTTTGCTTACTCCCGGGAATACTATATTTTCTGGCAATTCCTTCAATGTCTATGTTGATGTTTTTATATTCAATTGGTAATCTTCATGTCACATCATGGGGTACAAGAGATACCAGCACAAAAAAGGAGTCCGAAATTAAGTCAAAAACGGATAAGATTAATGATAAACAGGCCAATGACTATCTGTGTTCAATCGGGAAGTTCGTTTG TTGTGCAATGTCCACTTCGAAAGATCACACCACAGATAAACGTTCGAATAAAGACCAAGACCATA AAGTTGAGGCCAACAATGCAAAGtcaaaaataaatgatgaaagACAAGAGAAAATAGATGTCGAAGATGATGAAAATCAAGATAAAGATATGACTCGTTTCACCGTCGATGAAAGTGTCCCGAATATCAGcaaaaaggaaacaaaattttGGGAGGAAAATATAGAGAG ATTTTCCACGCTCGTTCATATTACTGCCAATACTGACTTACGTAATACGGAAGATGAATATAGTGCTGAAATATTGAAGAAAATTGTAGCTGATGCTGTGGAACGGAACAGGGATCAATCAGAAGACGGAACGGACACGGACATAAATAGATCCGTGTTCAAAGCTAAGGGAAAGCgttatgaaaattttaaagatttgatGATGAGAAATCAACCGAAACTACGATCAATGATTAAAGGATCGCTTTACTTAAAGAATTTGTCAATGCAGAAGAAAGTAACAGACAAATGGCTATCTGTTTTAAACAAAAAGAGTAAACCAGAACCAAAATTGATAAATGTtgtaaaaaaggttaaaaacagtaaaattggTCCGGCGCCAACGAATGATTCTCAACCGTCCAGTTCTAACACAGACAGCAATGTTTGA